The genomic segment TTCTACACAATCCAGTACGCTAATACATGAACTTCAAATTTAGAGCTGATGGCAGCTGATCGGCACTTAATTTGAATTGGATTGTTTAGATGATAACAAATAATTATAGAGAAAATTGAAAGCCAATCCATTAATTGATTGCTTCATGAACCATAGCATGGGCTCTATCCAATTATGGCCGTCGTGCCAATCATGGACAGCCATGATTAGAGCACCCATCCTCTCCATATTACAAACCAGAGAGGAAATGAACACTGTGTAAGTGTATGTGCTTCTGACATAATTGTGCAAAATTTTGTGTGCCTACGGAATGGATATAAATGCATGCAGAAACAAATATTAGTGCATATAATACTACCTTAAGGATTAATTTGCAAGGTCCTGGATGAAAGCGTGCATGAGTAAACATCAAAGTTCCGAGTGTTAAAGGACCAATCCCTTGTATTGCATCtttctattattttattattattatattttttttgtaaatggCTGGAGAGGGACCCTCACCAGCTATCTCTTGCATTGCatgcatgattatgaaatacgAGCTATCTCTTTTTGAGTAATATGAATTATGATGAGCTATCAGATGCTTCGGGATGCACCTTGCACTGACTTCCTAGTTACCTTATAGTCGAAACTGGGAACCTTGTTTAATACGAGGCTCACCAGTTTCGTATGGCTAGGATGTTATGGTACGTACCTGACATGCATGCAGACATGTGGTCATGCTATCAGTCatgcatgtctatatatgtgcCTTCTTAAGCATCAGGATACGATGCAGCTACAAGCTGAGCCCATTACCGTCATGGATGATCTATGCCATGGCAGTTGCCGAGCTTATCAGCCGTTGGAACTACTAAAACAGAGATCTGGGTGCCATCTTTAAAACACCATTCTACATGCTTTTGTTTTAGGTCTAAATATTGTACTCAACGATGCAAGGAATTTTTCTGGGGGCATAAAATATCGGAGTCTCATCATCCAGCATCAACAATGAGAATACCCAATCCACCATGAGAAAGAATGTAGCAGCTGAGGACAGTGCCGTGCATGGAAGCCTCCATTTTTGAGATCACGGAAGTCAGGTTGGCGCAGGACCTTCAGAAATATTACCCCGCGATTCACGCAGGCACCACAAACTAATCTTCTTCACTTGGTTGGAAACCCTATATACAGCCAACGCTTTTGGAAGCAGCTTTATATTTTGCTGCTTTGAAGGTGCACATTCGTGAGGTTATAACCTAATTATTTTTGTTCATTATATGGTTGTCATTTGCCCAAAATATGTACTTAATGTTATTAGTTTCAACTGGTGAATTGGAAATTTCAGaccaatattataattataataataataataataataataataatcaaatAAAAGGGCTTGCAAACCTTTTCGCTAGCTGTTTTAGTTTGAGAGCTTTTCCATTTTCTTAATTAATGAAATAGTTTGGGTGGAAGAGTGGCTCATACAATTTCTCCATCCTCATGCATATGTGATCCTCaacccccttcccttcctttcaCTTTATGAGGTTAGCATAATTTGAATGCAAGATGTTGTGCAAGTTTCAAAGGCAACCtaccatagtttttttttttgggaaaccaCAACCTACCATAGTTCAACGGCAGCACCTAGTGCAGATAACCTTCTAATTAAGAGTTGTTTAGTGGTACACTAGAGGTGCATCCTCTTCATCTCCATCAAAATCTTCCCACTGGGGGCCtttgagggagaagaaaagcaaaCACCTCAAACTCTGCTTCCACATCATATTTGCTCCAAGCAAGCCTCCAATTAATGCAAGAAGCTAGCTCCTAAGTTTCAAGAATTAAACACTAATATATTTTAGGTTACCATGCCAAACTATGCACCTCCATGAATTAAACACTAATATATTTTAGGTTACCATGCCAAACTATGCACCTCCATGAATTTATATAGGTGATAAAAGAGATGTTCATCGCATGCTAGCGTGACAAAGGTCCTCACCTATAAAGCTAGAAAGCCatttccctcaaaaaaaaaaaaaaatgcaaaggcTACCATGCCAGTCGTTCATAAGCTCGTCTCTCAGACTACTTGACAAACATCAAACACCAACTAATGGAATGGGGTCTTGATCATATATGCCAAAAGATCGATGTTGATAGGCGAGGGTTTAGGTTGTATCTTTCGGACGAGAGAATGATTTATCTTCTTTTACGACATTAATTATCGATAATTGTTAGATACGTTCTGATGATTGACATCGTAAAGAAAAATCAATTATTCTTTCGTACGAGAGATACGATCAAAACCAATAGATGATTGCTCTCTATGATCATCTTTTAGGATGGAATCTACTCTTTGGATGTTTGTGGCGCATCGGAAATCAAGGTGCGGAGCTCGACTCAAATCTCAACCCAAAGGTCACTCTAGAGCATCTGTTCTTAACCGATGGATCTTATCTATGATCGAGAAAAGAGCACTACAAATAAGTGGTCAGCTAGTAAATGGGCACGAATTCCCCCACTATGAAATGAAGAAGCCGAACAAGTTGATGACAGGTTTACAAGATGTTGAGGAATTAGGGTAGAGGGAATACCCAGAAGCCTGTGAATTACCATTACAGGATTTGTGGTTGACCTCCGAGCATGTTTTTTTCCAGTATCGTAAAGAGGAACAGGTGGAAGGACCCCACCAAGTTCCTAATGGTTTCGGATTCGTGCATCCTTGCTTCGAGTGGAGCTCCTGGTGGGTTTAGTGGACCTGATAACTTATTTAAACAGCAAGAGAAGCTGCATTGGCCTCTTGGGTCCCACACTAACTAATGGGCACTTCCTTTTAGGTAGAAGAATATCTTGGTTAATATATTAGATAGTTACCAATATAAAACAATTAATTACTCCCCCCGCCATTGACAAATTCTTCAACATATGACTTTTCATGCAGCTTGGAAGGTGCCAACTTACTAAGTTGATGAGGTCTTGTTCTTGTAACCTGGGACTGAATATCGTCTTCGCCGTCCATCCTATGAGAAAATACATGACTTAGAAATGTTTGTCATGGAGGTGATATAGAAATCCCCTCGCCCTCCTAGAGTGGATCCATGAAGTGATGCAAGCGGCTTCCGCCCTATCATCCACCTAACTACTTGCAAGATCATCAGCAATTCTTGTGGTCATGCCTTCTCCAACTCCTCCCTCTTCGATGACCTTGTTGGCCTCGTCCACCACTCTGCTCTCCTCGACTCCCTCGCCTGTGATGAAGTCTTCGTTCCCAAGCCCAAGTCGATCTTCCCGATGCCGAGCTGGTCGACAAAGAGCCTATGGTGCAGCCAGCCATCTTGCCCTCACGGATGAGCTGAAGGATGGGCCCGGCAGCCTTGTAAGCAGACTAGACTGCTAGCCGACCATGCCCTCCGAGATAATTCAATGATAACCACGAGAacaagaatttttgaagatcttCGCATGATAAAAGATTTCTTAAAATATGATGATATGATACAATAACTGTGTATGTGCTTGTACAAAGCAAGCTTTTCTATTTCTGTTTCACAGGTCAAGTAAAATCTTCTTTGAGGATAACCATTGATGTAACAAAATTATGTCATGAAGCAATAAAAATTCAAGGAAGGATTAATAATAACAGTAATACAAAATTCAATACATCTCAAATAAATCAGTAGAACACATTGAAGAAAGCTAATTATACCAGGAGGAAGCAGGAACTATTAAACTGAAAATTAGTAGCAATCACTTAAATCAATGTTCAGCTATTGCAGTACATCCACCTGGCAAGAAGCTTTTCTGTGCCAACCAGAACCAATTAGGCAGCTCTTTCAGTTCCACTGAGACATGACTGGCAAAGGAGATTGGCAGCTGACAATATGGCCAGTTCGCAGCAAGATGTTATGATAGCAGAGCATAATTTCGAGCCTAAGTGCATCTTTAGGATTTCAGCCATTCACGGAAATAGGCCTGCATCTTCTCACGACTAGTAGGATTGCCAGCATTGACAGTGGGAATGATCTTGTCAGGCTTCAGGAACTAGCGGAAAGGGCATGAACAAAAATGTGGGATTAAAAACATATGGATAGAATTAGGGCAAAAGATTTGCTTATTTTACCTTTACAAAATCTCTGAGCTCTGGGAAACTCGAGTGCTCACTATAAGGAACCCCTGCAGAACAAAGTAGCTGATATCTCAGACTATGTTCTCAAATTCAGAAAAAGCAAGCAACGTGCATCTCATGGCAAGCAGCACTAACTAGGAGTTTTTGAGAAAGCTTAGTAACTAATTCAAATCATGATAGTGCCAACCTAGTTTGAATAACAAATACAAAATCTGACTCCAATTTTACAGATATATTAGAGGCAAATTTGCATAAACTAAAATCATTTTATCAACGTCGGAGCACGCAGGAAATTATATGAAGACCATCCAATACAGCCCATAATCCTGAATACTTTCCAGTATTAGAAACATCacttaaagtttagcttttaaACAGTTTTAAATGGATTTATTGATGCTTGTATAATTAGAAATATATAGATGCATATTTTTTGGGTAGCTTCTCTTCCCATCTCCTTGAATTTACATATGAAGCAACCTCAGAAGAGATATTTGCCGCTAGGCTCAGCCTGTGCTATTTAATATCATCAAAGctttccataaaaagaaaataccaAAGCTCCgtgaaagaaatgaaaaaggacaTTTTTATTTGGGTGTCTGCAACATAATAGCAGGATTCTTTTATTTAGGGTGGTGCATTCACTTCGGAATCTTCTCGAGAACTCGTTCCACTTCCTAGGTTTTTTTCGGTTTTTTTTCAAAGAGACGCTTCCTCATACCCGCACCCAATCCACCTCCAGTAACTAAGATCTGCACCAATATGATTTGCCTTCCCTGCTTCTGTGTATATGTCACGGTAAATGTCTTATCAAATTCCATATATCCTCTCCCAAGGGACTCAGGCATGTAATGATGCTTATAGAAAAATATTCCGAATGACTTATGATGTAGAGAAACAATAGAAAAGAGAGAGACATTACAACCGTTCCACATTATTATACCTTTTGCCAtttgtgcgcgcgcgcgcgtatgtgtgtgtgcgtgtgtgtgagagagagcatGCAGGAAAGTCACTTTGTCTTGCCTGTGGAAGATGATTTGGAAAAACTGAGACGCTTAGGAAGAAACTTCTTGTCAAAGTGAAAGATGGGAGCAGCTTACCGTAGATGGTAATGTTGCCTTTAGAACTGGGTTTAATTAAATCTAGCTGATTTCCGGTAGTTCCAGAATAAGTCCAACCTGGAGAAATAGACCAAATGAGAAAAAAGTCGCATTAACAACTGCCAGTAGAAGCTTGTTAGATAGCCAGTACGGTAAACGAGTCACCTGTAGGACGAAATGCCAGGACAGCTGCATATTGTTGCTTGTAAGTCTTCAAGTATTCACTCAGATTCTAAAATACAACCAATGCTACATAAGCAAACatgaaaattatatatattaacaggagaaaaaagaaaaacgttGTGCCACGCCACTCTGTTTACCACCCAGTTCACCCTCTCATGTGGCGCCTGATCATTGAACCCACCCTCcccccccaccaaaaaaaaaaaaaaaaaccaacccCATGAATCATATGAATCTCCTCCTACCATGTTCGATGGTGAACTGAATGGTGAATAGGGTGGTGCCTTATAGAATTACTCGAGGACAAATAATGTCTAGACCTCATGTCGTAAGAAAGAAATTGGTAGAACATGCAGTGGAGAGGTCCGCCCGCATGAACAAAGCTTTCTAGATAGCTCAGGCCAATCAAATGACTGCAAAATCCGTCTCCTTGAAGAATCTGTGTATATTGGGACCTAGAAAAGGAAAAGCACTAATTTAAGAACTAGAAATAACGTAGAACTTCAGATGTATTAAAAACAATGAAATATGCATATAAtcatctaaaataaataaatctaaaaCCGTAGGACGTCCTGTCTTTAAAAACCAAATAAGAGTCATCATCAGTTTGATCATACTTGATGGCCCCGGTGCCAAAGTCCTCCAAAAATTCTAGTCCTCCATCTAAGACTGCTTGAGTTTGTACATCAAATTAAAGAGCCCATGACCGGCGGTCTTTTAGGCTAAGCATGTGTTtagagaggccaatggggcCGCAGAATTGATGGCTTCTTATGTAGCCTGCCACTCCGGGATACCCTATGGGCTAGGAAAGCAGAGTCGTTTAGAGCACTccgaaacttgttgttttctgattttattggatatattcatactcgtaatgtatgaaatgcccgttttagtgtatacacacatatacgtgtatgtatatgtgtgtatgtgtgtgtgtgtgtgtatatatgtatgtatgtatacacacacacatatatatatatatatacacatatacagtTAAAAAATGAGTCTGGATGTTTCTACCTCCAAAGCTTGAGAAATCGCAGCGTAGACATGCTCTTTCCCTATGCTGTAAGCTCCAACAGCAATAAGAGTTTTTGGCTGCTTTTCAAGACATTTACGAGCTGTCCTCACGATAAAATCGACAACATCTTCTTTTGGTGGGAACCTGGATTTCAGAAGCCAGCTTGTACAGAGACGAAGAAGGATAAAAATATAGACCTGAAAGGATCGGGGAATTCACCTATACTTGGGGTTGCAGTATGTTGTATCAAGGTAAAGCACATTGATGTGGTGGCTGAGAAGAAGAGGGTAGGACTCCATCTGTTTGCATGCCCTAAAGTCTCCAGTATGCAGATGAATTTGCCCATTGCTCAGCCTAAAATGGATCAGAGCTGCACCAGGGCAGTGATTGGCCTCCAACAGCGTCACTTTGGTTCCCTCAATAACATGTTCAGCATCAAGTTCCAATGGGCGGATGTAACTGAAACCATGGTTTCAAATCAACAGTTCATAGCAGTTAAAATTCAAATAGCTGCAAATTTCAAGTATCGGTTGATAAAATAGATATGGAAAAACTGCAACAAAAAAGTAGTATCATTAAGAGACTTCTTTATCAGAATATATGTCTTACAGTGCATTTACCGAGAGACACATTTTGACTAGGCGGGCTGTGAGTGGAGTGCAGTAGATAGGGCCATGAGACCATTTCTTGCCCAAGCCACCATAATGATCATGGTGGAAGTGGCTGAGAAAATATGCCGAGCACCCTTCAATTGGTCCATGCCGAAAAGCATCTACCGTGAACGGTGTGCCTGCAGGTATTAAGGtaaagaaaaagctaaaaattatggaaaatgCAGTTCTCAGAAGCTGCAATGCAATAGCAGAAGATAGAAATAACTGAGGAGCTCGAAGGCACGACTTTAACCATCATGGAAATCAGGTATAATTCAAGGATAGCCTactgaagaattttcttaagaaAATTATAATCATTGTCAGGCCTCCATTGTAACCATTGCACTGGTATTCTACCACATGAGCAGCATGAAGACATTCTGCAGTCGATCGCATCCATCCTAAGCAATGCTTCCGTTACTTTCCATCACCTTATCCAGCTGAAATTTTCTGGCCAgcataaaaataaaaggaagttTTCCCCCGAGAGAGGCATTTCCTTTATTCCATACCTCATTCTACCAGTTACGCAACCACCTAAGCAGCAGCAAGTAAACAGAACCACTGAAAAATTCAATACCTGAGCCCTTGCGGACTTTGTGTTTGATGAAATATATAGACTTGGTTTCGAAGCAatgtatttaataaataaagagATCTTAGCATATTAGATCAGCAACACGATCTTTATTTCTATGAATACAACATTTTGGCAGGAAAAGCAGAACGCTCCATCAATTTCAGATGTATAACAAATCAAATTTCTAAGCAGGAATATGATCTAATGAAGCTCAACTCCTTCCTCCtgatatttaatgatttttttttggcgcCTCACACGGTCACACGATTGGCcctcagaaaagaaaaaagaaaagatagacGTCTACAAACAAACAAGACCACATATAATTCATAGATAGTTGAATTTAATCTAATATTTCTGGGAAAGTTATATCGAAAGATTGAGCCCAAGAAATGATCATAGACGATGTAAACATTTTAAAAAGCCTCACCTGGAATTTTCTTATAGAAGGGGCAGACAGGAAGCCGATCGGATCCCCTATCAAATCTCATCCTTTTTAGTTGAGGAACCTCCTGATCCACACGATCCCCGCCCCCAGCACCTCCGATCATCCTCCGCCGCGTCTTGCGAGACGGAGACGAAACCAAAGATCCCGATCCCGATCCCCATCCATCCGCCGGCTTCTTGATCCCCCACATCTGGAACAGATCTCTTTGAACGAGCTCCCTGTTCTCCTTCCCCGCCGACGACTCCTCCGCCAGGCACGACCAATCCGTCCCGCATCGATAGAAATCCGAAGCGAAATCGCTGGTGCTCGCTATCGAAGCTTCGATTTGGGGATCGCCTCCGCGATCCCCGCCGCCGTCgtcgaaggaggaggaggagagagggccgACGGGGAAGCCGTTCTCGTCGAGCTCGTCGGAGAGGGGGAGGCGACCGTCGGTGGTGATTTCTAATGCCATCGGAGGACAGGAGGAGGAGATGGCCGGGGATGGCTTCGACCTTTTCGGCTCTTCTTCCATGGGCGCCCGCGATGAAGGTTTTTGAAATGGCCGGCGGGAATCGACGCCATATGAGGGATTTCGCGGAGGGCGGGGGAGCGCTCCGAAGCGTTGAAAACCATTGGTCGCGACGTGGCCTTTCGCGAGTCGGTGGTTTAGATGCACCCTCTTCGCGAAAACTGCCTTTGAACCCTCTCATGATACAAGGCTGCCAATTAAAGCGGGAACCGCGGGTGCGGTCTTGGGTGGCTTTTGGGTCTCGTGGAAAAGGACCGTCGGTGCGATTGCTTTGGGTCAAGGCCAAATCTCCTTCCTCACTCAGATCTGGCTCGCCTGACTTGGTTCCATAGATTGGATGCATTGATAAGCAAGGATGGATTTGGTTTAATATTGGTGTCGCATCTAGGAGTTGAGCATAATTTTGTGTTTGATAAATATTGATTTTGCTTTATTGGAAAAGGACAAGTATACAATTGGAATTTGTGACGAGCCACCAAACAATATTTTGAGTACAATTTGACGCGGGGTATGTAGCATTATTTTGTATTCATGTTATCCCGACAAATTTGCAAGTACGTTGCTTCTTGTTGAATGCCGATGATGTAAAACTCTACCTGTCACGTTAGGTAGATATTGAGAAATTTTATGTGACTTGATTGACCACCAATATTTACGATGAAGGAAGTAATTTACACCTCCAAAAGAATGTTTATTCGACTTCTCATCTCATCTAGAACATATGGAGTTAGTCAATAATAGTAGAGAGGTTGAGGATATTTTCATCTAGAGTATTTATAAACTACAACAATGTAGTATTGTCTCATGAAAAATCAaccattatataatttttagtgCTATGCTATAGATAGCACATCTTTTGCACATTATGAAAAAGCATTAAAGAAGTGCCATAACTTTGATTAGTTAATCCTTAATCTCCTTCTCCGGGCTCAAGAGGTCCATCATTCAAACCTTAGTAATGGCATCCCAAATATATTTCTTCAGAAATTTAGCCCAAATATATTTCTTCAGAAATTTAGACAAATCACCATGATATGTGCGTGCATGCGTGCGCGCGTGTGTGTGCATGAATGCCAAGAAATATATGACTAGATTTGCAATGACCCACCAAACAGTATTTTGGGCATAATTGATATAGAGTAGGTGTAGAgctatcaaataaaatatatagagTCAGACAATTTGGTCATGGCAATTTGCCCATCTAACCATCCTCCTCACCTAATCTCTCTTTTTAATGTAGATAGTGGCACTTGtttgataaaaatgaaaaacaatacTTAACTAATCATGCTTATCAAGTCACCGCTACTTTTttctaggggtggcaaaatatgacccgacccgccaatccgacccgtgttcgacccgccataaacaggtttgggtttggcctaaacaggttcgggtcgtaaacaggtcgacccgtttaacctgtttattaattgggtcggatacggattttaaatgtctgacccgtttaaaccgtttaacccgtttaactgttgggcaggttaaacaggtctaaacgggttaaacaggttaaacgggttaaacaggttaaacaggtctaaacaggttaaacgagtctaaacaggtctaaacaggtcgggttgggcaggttaaacaggttgggttggacatattaaacaggtctaaacaggttaaacgggtcaggttgggcaaacaggttaaacaggtcggttcgggttgggtaaacaggttacctgtttaaacaggtcgggtcaggttacctgtttaataaacaggtcaggttcaggtttgtaattcctgacccgtttaatacacaggtcgggttcagatttatagttttctgatccgacctgtatttgacccgatctgtttatgcctgacccgacccgattgccatccCTACTTTTTTCCTTGCTCTCTAACCAATACTTTTGGAGGATACCACAAATAAAGAGGTGCAAATTGTCTACAGCCAGAGTGGAACTACTAGTACCCTCATTCAACTCGTGTAAACGCTGCACCTTAGCTTTCCTTTGATTTCCAGAAACTTACTGAATATTAAACGCCGTAGGTGAGAAGGAAACAATTAAAACCCAAGAAAAATCACACGATGCACGGCATGTAATGGTAGCATCCACGTAAGCTCTCGCGTGTAAATCCACCTACCTAAAAAGAACTTACCGAGAAATCTGGGATAAGCGACAAGCCCGTCATCCTCGCCGTGACGTAAGCTATTTCAACCGACAAACCGACCAGGCGTGCAGCCAATAtacaaaaaaggaaacaagtcacTTTCGCCGGATGTACAAACCGAGTGACTCCCGGAATTTCAACCACGTATAAATATGAGGCGTCGGTGGATATTGGAGGTCATTTCTGGGGTTTCATTTCTCGGTCTCTATAGCACATTCTCCGGGGTCTCACGCGGACCAAGGTGCAATTACGATGTCCATTGGACCCAAATTGGTGGAGCTAAGAGCGGTCAAATAATTAAAGGTTATAAGTAATGTCGAGATTTTAAAGCGCGGTTAATATTTAAGGATGAGAAAATAGCATACGATACCGGGAATATTGGACGGTTGAGAACGGCGGCGGAAGCGGTCGGTCGGTGTCGCGCACGCATCCATCCGCCCATCTTTCCCTCCCTCGCATCATCGAGAGAGAGGCGTCGACCGTCGCTGTCTCGCCTGCCCCCCTACCTTCCTTTCCTTCCATTCTGGCGGCGAGAGCGAgaaattgttttctttttttttaaaatctccCATGGATGGTTTGATTCGTTACGAGGGTCGCGAATAGCTCCGGAGGACGGATTTTGAACGGATTTGGGGAGGTAAGGAATCGGAATTTGATGGTTTTCTGGGTAAATTTCAGATCCGATATGCATGATTTTCTCTTTCTAATGCTATGGGTTCTGGGAGCTGGATCTGGTCGCCGTTATTAGATATCTTTCGTGAAAATTAGGTGGTAGCGGGGTCGCAATTTTTATCttattttctcctccttttaaATTCGTTCATCCGGTtgttcttttttcccctttaaATTTGTTGTGCAAACTGTTTGGGCTTTTGCGCTGCTGTGGTGAGATCTGGGGCCGGGATTATCGAGCTTAGaccaagttttcagattttgtTGCTGTATTTCTAAGAGTCGTTTTCCCCTTGCATTTATTTGTCATGGTTTAGCGTAATAGGAAACTTGTTTCCATTTCGCTGTTGCTGATTTTTCCCCCCTCCTTCCCATTGATGAAT from the Phoenix dactylifera cultivar Barhee BC4 chromosome 14, palm_55x_up_171113_PBpolish2nd_filt_p, whole genome shotgun sequence genome contains:
- the LOC103713274 gene encoding DNA cross-link repair protein SNM1 isoform X1, which gives rise to MEEEPKRSKPSPAISSSCPPMALEITTDGRLPLSDELDENGFPVGPLSSSSFDDGGGDRGGDPQIEASIASTSDFASDFYRCGTDWSCLAEESSAGKENRELVQRDLFQMWGIKKPADGWGSGSGSLVSSPSRKTRRRMIGGAGGGDRVDQEVPQLKRMRFDRGSDRLPVCPFYKKIPGTPFTVDAFRHGPIEGCSAYFLSHFHHDHYGGLGKKWSHGPIYCTPLTARLVKMCLSVNALYIRPLELDAEHVIEGTKVTLLEANHCPGAALIHFRLSNGQIHLHTGDFRACKQMESYPLLLSHHINVLYLDTTYCNPKYRFPPKEDVVDFIVRTARKCLEKQPKTLIAVGAYSIGKEHVYAAISQALEVPIYTDSSRRRILQSFDWPELSRKLCSCGRTSPLHVLPISFLRHENLSEYLKTYKQQYAAVLAFRPTGWTYSGTTGNQLDLIKPSSKGNITIYGVPYSEHSSFPELRDFVKFLKPDKIIPTVNAGNPTSREKMQAYFREWLKS
- the LOC103713274 gene encoding DNA cross-link repair protein SNM1 isoform X2; the encoded protein is MEEEPKRSKPSPAISSSCPPMALEITTDGRLPLSDELDENGFPVGPLSSSSFDDGGGDRGGDPQIEASIASTSDFASDFYRCGTDWSCLAEESSAGKENRELVQRDLFQMWGIKKPADGWGSGSGSLVSSPSRKTRRRMIGGAGGGDRVDQEVPQLKRMRFDRGSDRLPVCPFYKKIPGTPFTVDAFRHGPIEGCSAYFLSHFHHDHYGGLGKKWSHGPIYCTPLTARLVKMCLSVNALYIRPLELDAEHVIEGTKVTLLEANHCPGAALIHFRLSNGQIHLHTGDFRACKQMESYPLLLSHHINVLYLDTTYCNPKYRFPPKEDVVDFIVRTARKCLEKQPKTLIAVGAYSIGKEHVYAAISQALENLSEYLKTYKQQYAAVLAFRPTGWTYSGTTGNQLDLIKPSSKGNITIYGVPYSEHSSFPELRDFVKFLKPDKIIPTVNAGNPTSREKMQAYFREWLKS